The following are encoded in a window of Flavobacterium cupriresistens genomic DNA:
- a CDS encoding S-adenosylmethionine decarboxylase family protein, translating to MDLPPYSPGLHKLVTLHVDETHKLTDSNGFVAATHLILEKYSLEKVGVVVHNFENDSFTISFCLKESHICIHTWPEYNQLTLDVYLCNYLQDNSQKVKDVMADYVAYFEGTIIKDFEINR from the coding sequence ATGGATTTACCTCCTTATTCGCCAGGATTGCATAAACTGGTTACTTTACATGTTGATGAAACTCATAAACTTACTGATAGTAATGGTTTTGTTGCTGCTACCCATTTGATTTTAGAAAAATATTCCTTGGAAAAAGTAGGCGTTGTTGTTCACAATTTCGAAAACGACAGTTTTACGATTTCATTTTGTTTAAAAGAATCTCATATTTGTATACATACCTGGCCGGAGTACAATCAGTTAACCCTTGATGTTTATTTGTGTAATTACCTGCAGGATAATTCACAAAAGGTAAAAGATGTTATGGCAGATTATGTTGCCTATTTTGAAGGAACAATTATAAAAGATTTTGAAATTAATCGTTAA
- a CDS encoding DUF4178 domain-containing protein, with amino-acid sequence MKVPCYDCNTVTELEVGFEVVNFVCPACCSLYVKQDDGQFKRKSKYKPNKDGFAFAVGNKGFLKGKEYTVTGMMVKVVGRVHLWREYILTNATNEFVYLSEVNGHWIFLKEIEDKYDVKKHPRSLEYKEDNFNLYEYCDAAIETAQGFFDFSLPNTWIHMVEYIRPPFMVSIEKMDNVETTYLGEYISKDEIRKAFPSSLLRYQTGVNVVQPFYFNLSNTAIIFCLFALLIISSNWYIYKDQIEQNVFSKEITFDRYNNKELLSDSFELKGGSAPLTIWVSTEVDNSWANVDIALVDEKTNEETHANKDIEYYSGYEDGSSWTEGKQSEEFNICGVKGGKYHLLIKPQKAPEDVRNNVMKFKVVWNEPSNRNVWLVIIFMIVILVIIGFARFNFEKRRWADSSYSPYSE; translated from the coding sequence ATGAAAGTTCCTTGTTACGATTGTAATACCGTTACCGAATTAGAGGTTGGTTTTGAAGTGGTTAATTTTGTCTGCCCGGCATGCTGTAGTTTGTATGTAAAACAGGATGACGGACAATTTAAACGAAAATCTAAGTATAAGCCTAACAAAGATGGTTTTGCTTTTGCTGTCGGAAATAAAGGATTTCTGAAAGGAAAAGAATATACTGTTACAGGTATGATGGTCAAAGTAGTAGGTCGAGTACATTTATGGCGAGAGTATATTCTAACCAATGCAACAAATGAATTTGTTTACCTCTCTGAAGTAAACGGTCATTGGATATTTTTAAAGGAAATTGAGGATAAATATGATGTAAAGAAGCATCCACGTTCGTTGGAATATAAAGAAGATAATTTTAATCTGTACGAATATTGTGATGCCGCAATTGAAACAGCTCAGGGTTTTTTCGATTTTTCATTGCCTAATACCTGGATTCATATGGTGGAGTATATCAGACCTCCATTTATGGTTTCTATTGAAAAAATGGATAACGTTGAAACCACTTATTTAGGGGAGTATATTAGTAAAGATGAGATTAGGAAAGCATTTCCTAGCAGTTTATTAAGATATCAGACCGGTGTAAATGTGGTGCAGCCTTTTTACTTTAACTTGAGTAATACAGCTATTATATTTTGTCTTTTTGCTTTATTGATTATTTCCTCAAACTGGTATATTTATAAAGATCAGATAGAACAAAACGTATTTTCTAAAGAGATCACTTTTGATCGTTATAATAACAAAGAACTTCTAAGCGACTCGTTTGAGTTAAAAGGAGGTTCTGCTCCATTGACTATTTGGGTTTCCACCGAGGTTGATAATTCCTGGGCGAATGTTGATATTGCTCTGGTCGATGAAAAAACAAATGAAGAAACTCATGCCAATAAAGATATCGAATATTATTCCGGTTATGAAGACGGTTCAAGTTGGACAGAAGGTAAGCAATCCGAAGAATTTAATATCTGCGGGGTAAAAGGAGGGAAATACCACCTTTTGATTAAACCTCAGAAAGCACCCGAGGATGTTCGTAATAATGTGATGAAGTTTAAAGTAGTCTGGAACGAGCCTTCAAATCGAAATGTCTGGCTGGTTATTATCTTTATGATTGTTATTCTTGTTATTATCGGGTTTGCCAGATTTAATTTTGAAAAAAGAAGATGGGCAGACAGTAGTTATTCCCCTTATAGCGAATAA
- a CDS encoding DUF350 domain-containing protein: protein MDLIHYQPIINSILFSFLGIIILLAAYFIIEKITPENTWKEVVEKNNVAVAIVLASFIIGISMIISAAIHG from the coding sequence ATGGATTTAATACACTACCAACCCATCATCAATTCGATTCTTTTTTCGTTTTTAGGAATCATTATTTTGTTAGCCGCCTATTTTATAATCGAGAAAATTACTCCGGAAAATACATGGAAAGAAGTCGTTGAAAAAAACAATGTTGCTGTTGCAATTGTGCTTGCATCATTTATCATTGGGATTTCAATGATTATTAGTGCCGCAATACATGGGTAA
- a CDS encoding polyamine aminopropyltransferase, with protein sequence MGKKFIKFEFLLLFAVFIIATCGLVYELVAGTLASYLLGDSVKQFSFIIGVYLFSMGIGSFFSKFFNKNLLNTFVEIEILVGLIGGLSSVVLFLLFESVASFQFILYLLVFVTGFLVGLEIPLLMNILKDKVEFKDLVSNVFTFDYIGALLASILFPLILVPKLGIMGTSLFFGMINVSIAIALCFVLESELKKSYFLKAKAIFSFLVLLTVFIFSENILSYSEGKLYGENIIYTNSTPYQRIVLTHNKSDYRLYLNNNLQFSSADEYRYHEALVHPVMSIAKKADHVLVLGGGDGLAVREILKYKNVKTITLVDLDEGMTKLFKTNKVLTDLNQNSLNNPKVTVINTDAYIWAKSSKVKYDVAIIDFPDPSNYSLGKLYSLNFYQTIQSILQPDAAIVVQTTSPYFAPKSFWCINKTVMAVFPQTDAYHAYVPSFGEWGFTIAINGFNTTFNTVNRKASGLKFYNYQFDRFNYFTKDMISNEIEINRLDNQILVRYFDEEWGKL encoded by the coding sequence ATGGGTAAAAAGTTTATCAAGTTTGAATTTTTGCTTCTTTTTGCCGTTTTTATAATTGCAACCTGTGGACTTGTTTACGAACTTGTTGCAGGAACACTAGCAAGTTATTTATTAGGCGATTCTGTAAAGCAATTTTCATTTATCATTGGTGTATATCTGTTTTCGATGGGTATAGGCTCTTTTTTTTCTAAGTTTTTCAATAAAAACCTACTGAATACTTTCGTCGAAATCGAAATATTAGTGGGGTTAATTGGAGGATTGAGTTCGGTTGTCTTGTTTTTACTGTTTGAAAGTGTAGCTTCCTTTCAATTCATTTTATACCTGCTTGTTTTTGTAACCGGTTTTTTAGTCGGACTGGAAATTCCGTTACTGATGAACATACTAAAAGATAAAGTCGAGTTTAAAGATTTGGTCTCGAATGTTTTTACTTTTGATTACATAGGAGCTTTATTAGCATCTATTCTTTTTCCTTTAATTTTAGTTCCGAAGTTAGGAATTATGGGGACTTCCTTGTTTTTTGGAATGATTAATGTCAGTATTGCAATCGCACTGTGTTTTGTTTTAGAATCGGAATTAAAAAAGAGCTATTTTTTAAAAGCAAAAGCTATTTTTTCGTTCTTGGTATTATTGACTGTTTTTATATTTTCAGAGAATATCCTGTCGTATTCAGAAGGGAAATTGTACGGAGAAAATATCATTTATACCAATTCAACTCCTTATCAACGGATTGTCCTGACGCACAATAAGAGTGATTACAGGTTGTATCTTAATAATAACTTACAGTTTAGTTCTGCTGATGAATATCGTTACCACGAAGCACTCGTACATCCCGTAATGTCAATTGCCAAAAAGGCAGATCATGTTTTGGTATTAGGTGGGGGAGACGGTCTGGCAGTGCGTGAAATTCTGAAATACAAAAACGTAAAAACAATTACTTTGGTTGATTTAGATGAGGGAATGACTAAATTGTTTAAAACCAATAAAGTATTGACAGATCTGAATCAGAATTCGTTAAACAATCCGAAAGTTACTGTAATCAATACGGATGCTTATATTTGGGCAAAAAGTTCAAAAGTAAAATATGATGTTGCAATTATCGATTTTCCTGATCCGTCTAATTACAGTCTGGGGAAGTTATATTCATTAAACTTTTATCAGACCATTCAAAGTATTCTCCAACCGGATGCTGCGATAGTGGTACAAACAACTTCGCCTTATTTTGCACCAAAATCATTTTGGTGTATCAATAAAACAGTAATGGCTGTTTTCCCTCAGACAGATGCTTATCATGCGTATGTTCCGTCGTTTGGAGAATGGGGGTTTACCATTGCAATAAATGGTTTTAACACCACTTTTAATACGGTAAACAGAAAAGCATCGGGACTGAAGTTTTATAATTATCAGTTTGACCGATTTAATTACTTTACTAAAGATATGATTTCAAATGAAATTGAGATCAATCGTTTAGATAACCAAATTTTAGTGCGCTATTTTGATGAAGAATGGGGAAAATTATAG
- a CDS encoding FAD-dependent oxidoreductase: MKNGENYSSSRRSFVKGITASLLLVPFLQFCTDKIAVFMIRLSGTKHLLGHRLWIKDFPESSSQIQTPYLIVGGGISGLSAARQLTKRGISDFILVELEGHLGGNSSNGENQHSKFPLGAHYLPLPNFKDKELLNFLEEEKIIQGYDSNGLPVFDELQLTFTPDERLFYKNNWQEGVVPKEGNSPAEDAELKVFFEQMDTFRTKKGADGKYLFDIPLHLSSADENTRALDKITMKEWFEKNNFKSEPLFKYIDYCCKDDFGLGIEYVSAWAGIHYFAGRKQDVTSDKRDSVLTWPEGNARLASHLKKYSKDKALKNHLVYELKIENNKVIVKTFDDHKKATVTIVADKVIMATPQFVNQYILKDRKEFTKHFHYTPWLLATLVVSDLEDNFSFPLSWDNVIYGSKGLGYVYDQHQSLNQVQTKKVITYYYSFSSADLKKTRKEIYKKKTEHWKQMVFDDLKIAHPDIENVTEEMEVFVLGHGMISPVPGFIFGEAKKQAKKNIENRVFFAHTDLSGISIFEEAFHCGINTVNQILDETTLDS, encoded by the coding sequence ATGAAGAATGGGGAAAATTATAGTAGTTCCAGACGAAGTTTTGTAAAAGGAATTACGGCTTCTCTGCTTCTTGTTCCGTTTTTGCAGTTTTGTACGGATAAAATTGCCGTTTTCATGATTCGTTTGTCAGGAACCAAACATCTTTTGGGACATCGATTGTGGATCAAAGATTTTCCTGAATCATCTTCTCAGATTCAAACACCTTATCTTATTGTTGGAGGCGGGATTTCTGGTTTAAGCGCGGCACGTCAATTGACAAAAAGAGGCATTTCTGATTTTATTCTTGTGGAATTGGAAGGGCACTTAGGCGGAAATTCTTCAAATGGCGAGAATCAACATTCTAAATTTCCACTTGGGGCACATTATCTGCCCTTGCCTAACTTTAAGGACAAAGAACTATTGAATTTTCTGGAAGAAGAAAAAATAATCCAAGGTTACGATTCAAATGGACTTCCTGTTTTTGATGAGTTGCAACTTACTTTTACACCAGATGAGAGATTGTTTTATAAAAATAATTGGCAGGAAGGTGTAGTTCCAAAAGAAGGAAATTCTCCGGCAGAAGACGCAGAATTGAAAGTTTTTTTTGAACAGATGGATACTTTTAGAACAAAAAAAGGAGCAGACGGGAAGTACTTGTTTGATATTCCGCTTCACCTTTCTTCTGCAGATGAAAATACCAGAGCTTTAGATAAAATAACGATGAAAGAGTGGTTTGAAAAAAACAATTTCAAATCAGAACCTTTATTTAAGTATATCGATTATTGTTGTAAAGACGATTTTGGATTGGGAATAGAATACGTTTCGGCCTGGGCAGGAATTCATTATTTTGCCGGTAGAAAGCAAGACGTGACATCAGATAAAAGAGATAGTGTATTAACCTGGCCCGAGGGCAATGCCAGATTAGCAAGTCATTTAAAGAAGTATTCTAAAGATAAAGCACTTAAAAATCATTTGGTTTACGAACTTAAAATCGAGAATAATAAAGTTATCGTTAAAACATTTGATGACCATAAAAAAGCTACTGTTACCATTGTTGCTGATAAAGTGATAATGGCAACGCCTCAATTTGTGAATCAATATATTCTAAAAGACAGAAAGGAGTTTACAAAACATTTTCATTATACACCCTGGCTTCTCGCAACACTTGTAGTTTCTGATTTGGAGGATAATTTCAGCTTTCCGCTATCTTGGGATAATGTGATTTACGGATCAAAAGGATTGGGATATGTATACGATCAACATCAGTCTTTAAATCAGGTTCAGACTAAAAAAGTGATTACCTATTATTATAGTTTCTCAAGTGCGGATCTTAAAAAGACGAGAAAAGAAATTTATAAAAAGAAAACGGAACATTGGAAACAAATGGTGTTTGATGACCTGAAAATTGCACATCCGGATATTGAAAATGTTACAGAAGAAATGGAGGTTTTTGTATTGGGACACGGTATGATAAGTCCGGTTCCGGGTTTTATATTTGGAGAGGCCAAAAAACAAGCTAAAAAAAATATAGAGAATCGGGTGTTTTTTGCCCATACCGATTTGTCTGGAATTTCTATTTTTGAAGAAGCTTTTCACTGCGGAATTAATACCGTAAATCAGATTTTAGATGAGACAACCCTGGATTCATAA